One window of Quercus robur chromosome 5, dhQueRobu3.1, whole genome shotgun sequence genomic DNA carries:
- the LOC126728358 gene encoding uncharacterized protein LOC126728358: MEECDNVLDILKKYEEASGQKMNRSKTFLFFSKSIQEEVKHSIKMALGVPEILHHEEYLGLPSLVGKGKKESFNYIKEKVWRKLQGWEAKLLSQAGMEVLLKAIIQATLTYTMGCFKLPLDDRRKIHWVKLEEMTKSKTIGGVGVVIRDNNGAVLPSCSEKIIQAYKAEEIEALAALKALMFAHELSFQNVILEGDALGLIQALK, from the exons ATGGAAGAGTGTGACAATGTCTTGGACATACTAAAAAAGTATGAGGAAGCCTCAGGACAAAAAATGAATAGAAGTAAAACCTTCTTGTTCTTTAGTAAGTCTATACAGGAGGAGGTGAAGCACAGTATCAAGATGGCCTTAGGTGTTCCAGAAATCTTGCACCATGAAGAATACCTTGGGCTGCCCTCCTTAGTtggcaaaggaaaaaaagaaagttttaacTACATAAAGGAGAAGGTATGGCGGAAACTTCAAGGGTGGGAAGCAAAATTACTTTCTCAAGCTGGAATGGAAGTGCTCTTAAAGGCAATCATACAAGCCACCCTAACTTACACTATGGGATGTTTCAAATTGCCATTGGATGATCGTAGGAAAATCCATTGGGTTAAATTGGAGGAAATGACAAAATCTAAGACTATTGGAG GTGTTGGAGTTGTAATAAGGGACAACAATGGAGCTGTTTTACCATCTTGTTCAGAAAAAATTATTCAAGCTTATAAGGCAGAAGAGATAGAAGCCTTGGCTGCACTAAAAGCCTTGATGTTCGCACATGAGCTGAGTTTCCAAAATGTTATACTTGAAGGTGATGCTCTTGGTTTGATTCAAGCTTTGAAGTAA